Within the Nitrospirota bacterium genome, the region CAAATCTGGTTTGATACAAATGACTTCAAAGTATATGTCTCCAGTCACGGATACTTCCTTGTCTTTAGCAAGAAACTTCCTATTCTAAAGATTACTGGGCTGGAGATTTATAGTGGGACTGTTGGAGAACTTGGTCATTCAATTTCATATGAGCCCGACCACGATGACCTCAATGTTGACCTTAAAGGCCCTATCTTAAAAAATGCTGTAGATGGATGGGTAAATCAAAACCTCTCTTTACTCAAAGAAATGGAAGAATCGGCGTTAATTCTTTATGAAGAGAAGAAGAGAAGATTTGTTTACAATCATCCAAAAATTGGAAAACTTAAGATTGGGGATGAAGTAATACTATGGGGTAAGGCCTACAAAATAAGATGGATCGGCTGGAGCATACATGCCAAGTTTCCTGTTCTTGTTTTAGAAGATGATACTGAGACAAGCTCTATAAGGGCAGACCATCCAGATTTGAAGAAGAGCGGAAAAGTGTGGAGGAAATGATATAGAATAACATAGAATGTTTTTTTCTTGACAATCGCAAATTTATGTGGTAATAACCTGTCATTACAGGTTAAAAGTGTATTCATAAGATGTATAATTTTTCTGCTGATTCAAGAAATATTTCTACTGTAGTTAATAAAAGATCCCCAATCCCCGCCTATAATCAATTGATAGACATTATTTACAATCAGATCAAGAATAGGGTATTTCTGCCTAATGAAATGTTACCATCCGAAACAGAACTTTGCCAGATGTATGGCATAAGCAGGACTACAGTAAGGGAATCTTTGAGAAGATTAACACGAGATGGATTGTTGTATACAATCAAGGGCAAGGGAACCTTTGTAGCAGAGCCCAAATTGGACCAGATTATGATAAAGATTCCTGACTTTTATAAGGATATGGCTGAACGGGGATTAAAACCAGATGTTAAGGTCTTAGAACTTAAGGTTATTGAGGCTAGCAAATTGGTATCAGAGAAACTAATGGTACCTCCTGGTGAAAGTGTTTTCCGTATAAAACGACTTTTTCTTGCTGACAATAAACCTTATGTCCTTGAAAAGAAATTCATAGTCTGCAAAGATTGTAAAATCCTCAATTCTTGTAACCAAAATGATCTTATGGATATCAAAGATCAATCCGTCTTTGATGTTTTAGCCGGAAAATGTCACATCTGCAATGAGTATGCATATGTATCTATAGAGGCAACTACAATCAGACATGATGAGGCAAAGCTTTTAGAGGTGCCAGTTGGTACTGTAGCTCTCTATGTTGATCTTGTCGCTTACAAGAAGGATGAGACTCCTTGCGGTTGGATAGCCTCAATATATCGTGGTGATCTCTATCGTTTTAAAACAAAGATATACAATTATTCTTTGAGTAGCTGAAAATTTTTTTATTTTAGCCTGTCATGTCAAGACATTACAAATAAATACAGCCACTTTTAGGTAACTAAAAATCCACCAAGAAGGGAGGTGTTCGGAATGAAATTACCAAAAGAAATTATTGATGCCTTAAAAATTAAGGAACCTACTGATGTGTGGGTTTATCTAACCACATGCAGTGTGGACGGAAAGTGTAATATCAGTCCCCAACTTTTTACAGATGTTTATATGGATGAGTTTATCCTAATACCGGATCTCTTTGCAGTGAAAACCAAGATCAATCTCAACGAAAATAAGGTTGGTGTTGTAACGATTGTTAATCCTGCTGAGGGGAAGACATGGGCACTGAGAGGTCCATGCGGACATATCGAATGGGGACTGCCCGATAACTATGACTTTCAGGGGGTAAAGGCAGGAGACATCCTTAAGAGATGGGGTGATTGGTCAGAAAAGGAATCTTTTTCCAGTCTTCCAGATGATATTAGACCAACTGTTATAGCCCAAAGGGGAGTAATAGTATTGCGGGTTGCTGAATGTTACAGCTTTAATGCCGAAGACTCAGGAAGAAAAATATTATAAAGAGATTTTACATGAGAAAATTTAAAGATAAGGGAGGTGAAATACATGAAACTCACAGATGAGATGAAGGATGCCCTGCACATTGTTGGCTCGGGAGGGGCTGTAGTTCATTTAACAACATGCAGTGCTGACGGTAAACCCAATACGGTGGGTGAGCGATTTGTTGCTGTCTGGAAAGATGAATATATTCTAATAGCAGATATGTTTGCCCAAAAGACGAAGGCAAATCTTATGGAGAATCCTATAGGAGTTATTACAATAGCCCATCCAGTTAAAGGTAGAACATGGGCTTTCAGGGGTCCAACCACGATACTTCAGGAAGGTCTCCCTGAGGATTATGAATTTCATGGGGCAATGGCTAAAGATGTTTTGGCTGAGTGGGGTAACTGGGCTGAAAAAGAACCACCCTCTGAAGTACCGCCTGATATAAGACCTCCACGGTTGGTGCAGAGGGGAGTAATGTTTATGAAGGTAGAAGAAATTTATAGTTACAAACCTGATGAGGCTGGTAAAAAAATCTTATGAAGGGAGGATACAATGGCTAAGTTAACACCAAGAATGAAAAACTGGCTTGAGGGACTTGGCGCCCATATTGGGACAGCTACAAAGAAAGGGTTTCCAACAACCATAGTAGTAGAGTCAGCAAAGGTAGAAGGAGATAACACGGTAAAGTTCCAACTGTCTAACGCACAGGTAGAACAGATCAAACAAAATATCTCTGAAAATCCTCAGGTTGCTATAGGACCTGGAGGGCTGGGTTGTATTCGAGCAGCATACCAGTTCAAGGGAGCAGCGAAATTAGAAGGTAATACCCTTATGGTTGAAGTAAGGGAGATTTACTGCACAAAACCAGGGCCTGAAGCTGCGCTGAGATTAGATACATTGCCTTACGAAAGCGTTCTCAAGTTTGAATCGACCCGCTGGAAAGATGCAGGACCACCAAAATAAGGTCTGCATTCCTTACATTTCGAAGCTTTTGGTAGGAAGATTCAATCATACAGTGAGAGAGGAGGTGTCCAAAATGGAGGCATATATAAAAAAAGAGGTTATACCAGGGAGTATAAAGCCGAGATGGAAAAAGACAAAGGTGGTCAAATGGCTGGAGCTGGGTGCCATTCCAGCCATCGTAGGGATGTGGTTTCCAGACTGGGCTGGACAATACATCCACAAGATGTCTGGTACCGATTATATATTTCCTCCATCCCTTGCCTTCCCACCTGTAATTGTCTATGTAGGTGCGCTAATACTCTGGAAGGCATGTCTGGAGGGGGCTAAAAATATGGGGTGGCATTACAAAGGTATCAAGATTTCAGGAACCCTGGCTGTAATATGCGCTGGGTTGAGTGTTATATCCCATTTCTTTATTCAATCAGGTTCAACTACCGCCTTTGCAATTACGATATTATTTATAGGGCTGGCTGCTTTTTTTGCCACAGGGTTTTTCTGGTTCACTATTGCTAAGGTTGCTGAAATTAGCATAGAAACAAGGACGGAGGTTACAAAACACGCCGTTATGCTCTTGAATCTATTAGCTATCATTTTAGGGGCAGCAACGGTTCTTTCAATCCTGACAGGCTCAGACAGCTGGCCACTGCTTCTCAGACTTACGGTATTGACCTTTACAGTGGCTTTCCTGTTTTGTCGTTATGCAGTATACTGCTATAAAACTCAGAAATCCATTGGTGCTGATTTTGCTACGCCACCAGAGGAACAGTTTTGGGTATAACAATTAAAGTAGGAGTGGTTAACGATGGAAAAAGAAATACTGGCAACTTTCAGGGCAACAACTGCAAAACCTGATTATCTCACTACAGAGAAGTTCGATGCTATGCTCGGAGGATGGGGGGTCTTCAACCTCGGTATATGGGCTGCTGCAAATGTGATTGCGAAGGAGATGCAGAAAGGCAGGAATATGAAGCTTGAGGTTACAAACGAAGCCTATACCGATGTAGATGATATAGCAAAGAAATCGGTTAAAAAGCTCATGGATTGTGGTGCTGATCCAGCAAATGCTGCGCTTGCCACTGCAACACTCCTTTACTGGGCAGGTGTTAATGCCCAGTGTGGAATTCCATGTCCTAACAGGAAACTCGGTGCAGTTGCAAGAATGGCAGCAGG harbors:
- a CDS encoding GntR family transcriptional regulator, which produces MIDIIYNQIKNRVFLPNEMLPSETELCQMYGISRTTVRESLRRLTRDGLLYTIKGKGTFVAEPKLDQIMIKIPDFYKDMAERGLKPDVKVLELKVIEASKLVSEKLMVPPGESVFRIKRLFLADNKPYVLEKKFIVCKDCKILNSCNQNDLMDIKDQSVFDVLAGKCHICNEYAYVSIEATTIRHDEAKLLEVPVGTVALYVDLVAYKKDETPCGWIASIYRGDLYRFKTKIYNYSLSS
- a CDS encoding pyridoxamine 5'-phosphate oxidase — protein: MKLPKEIIDALKIKEPTDVWVYLTTCSVDGKCNISPQLFTDVYMDEFILIPDLFAVKTKINLNENKVGVVTIVNPAEGKTWALRGPCGHIEWGLPDNYDFQGVKAGDILKRWGDWSEKESFSSLPDDIRPTVIAQRGVIVLRVAECYSFNAEDSGRKIL
- a CDS encoding pyridoxamine 5'-phosphate oxidase family protein, which gives rise to MKLTDEMKDALHIVGSGGAVVHLTTCSADGKPNTVGERFVAVWKDEYILIADMFAQKTKANLMENPIGVITIAHPVKGRTWAFRGPTTILQEGLPEDYEFHGAMAKDVLAEWGNWAEKEPPSEVPPDIRPPRLVQRGVMFMKVEEIYSYKPDEAGKKIL